The region GAGAGTGTGCTAATGTTAGTTGAAAATTGAGAAGTGGCTCCAGAAGTAATAAGGTGGTTTTTTTCCCCAAAACACAACCCCAATCACAAGAAAGGAGCCACTCGATGAAGAGGATTACACAGAAAAAAATATATGGCAAGCAGAAAAATGAAGAGGTAATTCGTCAGCTCATGGAGGGAGAATTGGACACAGGGTGGAATTGATCCAGAAGCTGATACCGTTAGGTTTGCTGCATGTGCAGGAGCAATTACAGAGGGAGGTAGAGGAACTGGCGGGGGTCCGGTACAGTCGTGGTGGTGGGCCGAAGCGGTATGTACGATGGGGTAGCCAAGGGGGTTATGTGTATTTGGGAGGCCAACGTGTAGGGATGAAGAGCCCAAGGGTTCAGGACCGGGCGGATGGGAGCATCCAGTTTCCCGAGAGCTATCAGGAATTTCAGCAGCCCCGAGAGCGGGATGAAGTCCTGTTATCCCGGTTGTTGGGGGGATTGGCGGGTCGTCGTTATGAGGAGAGTTCGAAGCTGGTACCGGAAGTATTGGGACTGAGTCCCTCCTCGGTGAGTCGGAGGTTTACGGCTGCATCCTCCCGGAAATTGAAGCAATTTTGTAGCCGATCTTTAAGGGATGAGGATCTGGTGGCGATCTTTATCGATGGGAAGACGTTTGGCGATGATCAGATGGTTGTGGCGTTAGGGGTGGACCTCAAGGGAAGAAAGATTCCGCTAGGATTTGTACAGACGGCAACAGAGAATACCCGGGCGTGCAAGGAATTTCTCAAGGGGTTGGTCGCACGCGGGTTAAACACCGAGCAAGGACTTTTGTTTATCATTGATGGGGCGAAGGGATTGTCCAAGGCCGTTTTAGAAGTCTTTGGGGGCCAGGGGCTGATCCAACGATGCCAATGGCACAAACGGGAAAATGTGGTGAGCTATTTGCCCAAAGGCAAACAGGCCGGTTTCCGCCGGAAATTGCAGCAGGCGCCTATGAGAAGCCCATCTATGAGCAAGCCCAGGCAGCGTTGGGACACATTGCCAAGGAACTGAAACTGATCAATGAGTCTGCGGTATCCAGTTTGAATGAAGGGCTTGAGGAGACCTTAACCCTCCACCGCCTGGGGTTGTTCGCTCAATTGGGGATCAGTTTCAAAACGACTAATTGCATCGAATCGTTGAATTCCCAGGTGGCTCGACTCACGCGCCGAGTGAGTCGGTGGACAAACAGTCACCAGAAACATTGCTGGATGGCCACGGCCCTTTTGGATATTGAGCCCAGACTCAGGAAGATCAAGGGATTCCGTTATCTTCCTCTGCTCAGACTGGCCATTCAAAAAGAATTGGAACTTGGAGAACAGACCAAAAAGAAGGGAGTAGCTGCTTAATCATGCAATGGGCCACTTCCAATTTCAACTAAAAATGGGCTTGACTCCCAAAATAAAACGTCTCCCAGTGTTAAAAAATCCATTTCTCCCAGAAGTGATCTTGCCGATCAGAAGATCTCTCGCTTAGGAACCCTTCAAAAAGAAGATCGAGTCAAATTAGAAAAAGAAGATAACATTTCATTAGCCAGCTTGGGTGGAAACCGTTCAAGTGGGCTTTCAATCCTTCAGGAGAAGAATTTGGGAAAGGGGGTTGGCATTCGCTTAAAGGGGGGAAGGTCTTCCGCTTCAAGCCTATCCATCGACTATGATGCCATTGCTAGGGTCGTTGAAAAATATAAGAGCAGTTTAATTTATCTCTACAACAAAGAATTACGTTCTAATCCGACTCTTAAAGGAGCCATCACGGTGGAATTTTCTATTGACTCTAAAGGAAGGGTGGTTGAAGCCAATGTGGTGACCAGCTCCATGGACTATTCCCCTTTAGAAACGGCCTTGGCCAAACGGATCAAAATGTGGAAATTTCCCCAGCTGTATGATGGAATCATTGTGGTCACCTATCCTTTTGTCTTTTTCCCCGTTTAGGAATATAAAAAAGAAAAAAGGCCACACCCCCATGGTAATATCCAAATCGAAACCTATTTTTTTCCAATGTGTTTAACTCCTTTTCGGATCCGGTCTACCGCAGTGAAATTTCCTCTCGGGTAATCTTAGAAAGGATAACGACCATTTCATCCCCACCCCAACGAAACACAAGGTCGGTTCCCCAAGTCGAATCTCGAATACTCCGAGAGAAACTCTTTAAAATATCATCCCCGATGTGGTGCCCCTTGGAATCATTGATGGATTTGAAATTGTCTAGATCGCAGAGTAAAATGCCAAAAATGTTCCTTATTTCGTTTTGCCCTTAAAATTTCCTCTTCCAGGCGAACCCTGAAATGCCGGCGGTTAAAAAGGTTGGTCAGGGAATTCCGAATGGATTGGTCAGCCAAAGATTCTTCTGCGCGCTTTCGTTCAATGGCAACGGCAATTACCATTTTTTTTAACTTTTTAAATTTAATCCTGAAATATGAAAGGGTCAGGTTTGTAAGTCATCCGGTGAGTCTAGGCTTTGGCTTTGGCTTAGGCATATTCAAAATTTCCAAGTAATTGACAAAATTGGTTTATCCGATATTCTTAGGGTTGGAGAGTATTAGAGTATTAATGGTTTATGAGATGAGAAATTTTCATTCCAGGGAAATAATGAAATGAAAAAAAGTGCTTTGGATAATGAAACCCAACAACAAAAATTAAAAAAAATTGAGACCCACGAGTTGCAACTTTGGGCTTTGGCCTTTACCCTCATCATTGTCCTGGGAGGCCTTATAGTTTTCACATATTTTTTCCTTTTGGATGAGGCCATCAGAGATTTTGGTTTAACTCAATCCACAGCGAAAACAGCCTTGATCGGGCTAAGCGGCCTTATAATGGTTTTTTGCCTTTACGTTATTCAAACCCGTTTAACTCTAAGGGAAATGCAAAAAATTATTCAACAACAAGCAACGCATGATCGTTTAACTCAATTATATAATCGACACTTTTTTAACAATCGCATTAAGGAAGAAATTTCCCGCGCTAATCGGGATAATCGCCAATTGGCGATTCTGCTTTGTGATTTCGACCATTTTAAAAGAATTAATGATATGAAAGGGAATCATATTGGGGATGAGGTATTGATAGCCGCTGCAGGAAACATCCAGGAATCTATTAGAGGAACGGATTTAATTTTCCGTTGGGGAGGAGATGAAATTGTTGTTGTTTTATGGAATTCCACACGGGATGGAAGTTTGATTGCCGCACAACGGATTAGAGGGGGCATTCAGAAGTTGGGTGAAAAAACCAATCTCCCACTAATTATTAGTGTAGGAATTGCCTTGTATCCACAGCATGGAAAGGATTCGGATACCTTAATGGCCCTTGCTGACCGAGCATTATTTCTCGCAAAAAGGGGAGAGAGAAAAATCCATATTGGCGAAGAAGAATACCCTTTGGATGAGCAGACCATAAAGCTCGTTTACCAACCCATTTTTGATATGGAATCTAAAAAAACTTTGGGTTACGAAGCTTTAGGTCGAGATCCTCAAGGAAAACTTGGAATTTTAGAACTATTCAAAAAATATCAATCGATCGGGAAACTGATTGACCTAAAGTGCATTTGCTTCAGATCAACCATAAAACATGCCGAGCAAATTGGATTAAAAAGAGTTTTTATAAATGTGGATTTTAATCTGCTCAAAACCCTTAATCATGTAAAGAAACCGGCGGGTATTGACGTTATCTTGGAAATTTCAGAATTGGAGGCATTAGATGATATTTCTAACTGCTTAGACATTGCAAATCTCTGGAGAAAAGAAGGGTACCGGTTCGCCATTGATGATTTTGGGGCGGGTTTTATCTCTTTACCATTTTTAGTCCGTTTAACTCCAGAATTTATAAAGTTGGACCGATCTACCGTTCTGCATGCAGTTAAAATGATTTATTTTAGAGAATTTTTAAAAAAATTGTTGCCGGCCTTAAAAATGAATACCACCGAAGGAATAATAGCCGAAGGAATTGAAACTGAAGAAGAATTAAAAGTGGTTCAAGATTTAGGAATTAATTTTATTCAAGGGTTTTTATTGGGTAGACCCCAAGAATTGAAAAACAAGGAAGAAGGGGTAACCCTTGAATATAGGAAGTAACTTTAAAAACCTCGGGAGTTTTCTTGAAACCCTTAGGAATAATTAAAGGAAGGTAAACCGTAATTTTTTTTATTATTTCCTTGGTAAAAAAGAAACCAGGGTGATTCCTTCCAAAAGGGAAATTGAATTAAACATGGGAAAACCTATCTAGAATATATGCTTAAAAAGTTACCTTTAATATTTTTACAATCGCTTTTTTCCAAATAGAAGGGTTTTTTAAATTTGCGGGAATGTAAATAACAAATTTTTAATGTTCGTATTTTTTTACCGAGGTTATTCCCTTCATGGGTTACAACACCCAAAGGGTACATTAGTTGGGGGAAATTTTCTCCAACACATGGAATCCCCTTTTTTTGGTAAACATTTGAAATATACTTTTGTTTTTTGAATTTAGAGTTTAGTTTTGGAATTGTCTCTTAAATGTTCTGAACAGAAAAATTGTTTGTCTTCCAAAAGGATTTCTCATGGAAAATTTAAATAGTGAATCTATGAAAAAAAAAGTAAAAGTTCGTATTAATGTCGCTGGGAAACGATATGTAGGTTTTGTAAATGTTTTCCACCCAATAACACGTGTATCCGATGTTCTTAACAATGAAGAAAAGTTTATAACTTTATTTGAAGTGGATGCCATTGACCCCCTTTTAGAGAAGGCTCATTTGGTTATCAATAAAAAACAAATTGTTTTTGTTCAGGCGCTTGAGGAATTTTCACGAAATTATAAGGGAATTCATGAGGGAAGGTTTGTGGGAGTAAAAATCCGCACCATCGATTTGTTGATTGAGGGAAATGTTTTCCAACCGCGGGATTTGATAAATCAAACTTTTTCTGCTTTGTTAAGCTCTCAACAT is a window of Nitrospiria bacterium DNA encoding:
- a CDS encoding transposase; protein product: MELIQKLIPLGLLHVQEQLQREVEELAGVRYSRGGGPKRYVRWGSQGGYVYLGGQRVGMKSPRVQDRADGSIQFPESYQEFQQPRERDEVLLSRLLGGLAGRRYEESSKLVPEVLGLSPSSVSRRFTAASSRKLKQFCSRSLRDEDLVAIFIDGKTFGDDQMVVALGVDLKGRKIPLGFVQTATENTRACKEFLKGLVARGLNTEQGLLFIIDGAKGLSKAVLEVFGGQGLIQRCQWHKRENVVSYLPKGKQAGFRRKLQQAPMRSPSMSKPRQRWDTLPRN
- a CDS encoding AgmX/PglI C-terminal domain-containing protein, which codes for MGKGVGIRLKGGRSSASSLSIDYDAIARVVEKYKSSLIYLYNKELRSNPTLKGAITVEFSIDSKGRVVEANVVTSSMDYSPLETALAKRIKMWKFPQLYDGIIVVTYPFVFFPV
- a CDS encoding GGDEF domain-containing protein, giving the protein MVIAVAIERKRAEESLADQSIRNSLTNLFNRRHFRVRLEEEILRAKRNKEHFWHFTLRSRQFQIHQ
- a CDS encoding diguanylate cyclase — translated: MKKSALDNETQQQKLKKIETHELQLWALAFTLIIVLGGLIVFTYFFLLDEAIRDFGLTQSTAKTALIGLSGLIMVFCLYVIQTRLTLREMQKIIQQQATHDRLTQLYNRHFFNNRIKEEISRANRDNRQLAILLCDFDHFKRINDMKGNHIGDEVLIAAAGNIQESIRGTDLIFRWGGDEIVVVLWNSTRDGSLIAAQRIRGGIQKLGEKTNLPLIISVGIALYPQHGKDSDTLMALADRALFLAKRGERKIHIGEEEYPLDEQTIKLVYQPIFDMESKKTLGYEALGRDPQGKLGILELFKKYQSIGKLIDLKCICFRSTIKHAEQIGLKRVFINVDFNLLKTLNHVKKPAGIDVILEISELEALDDISNCLDIANLWRKEGYRFAIDDFGAGFISLPFLVRLTPEFIKLDRSTVLHAVKMIYFREFLKKLLPALKMNTTEGIIAEGIETEEELKVVQDLGINFIQGFLLGRPQELKNKEEGVTLEYRK